The DNA window TCTATAAGTTCTGAAAACAGACTTTTCGGTTTGACTGTAATCAGCTTCGGGTGGCACAGGCTCATCCAATGGCATAATTATATTTGAACCTAATCTTAACTGTATCTCAACTACCTTCTCAGGTGTAAAAAAATGATAAGAACCGTCAATGTGAGATTTAAACCTTACTCCTTCCTCCGTTACTCCCACGAATTCGTTCAGACTAAAAACTTGGAATCCTCCACTGTCAGTAAGCAAAAGCTTCTTCCAGTTCATAAAGGAATGAAGCCCTCCCCCTTCCTCAATCACATCTATCCCCGGACGCAGATAAAGATGGTAAGTATTTGAAAGAATTATATTATCACTTAGTTCCTCGACCTCCTCCGATGATAAAGTTTTCACAGTCGCTTGAGTGCCAACTGGCATAAAAACAGGCGTTAGTACTCTTATACCACCTATCACTATCTCACCTACTCTAGCTTTCGTTGCTTGACAGCTATGGATAAGGGTAAATTTCATCCACGTCACCCTACGCTATGACAGATCTTATTTGTATTTTACTTATCAAGGCAACTCAACTAAAAGTTAACTTTCTCCAGATTCCTAGAAAACACTGAAAGGAAGTAGCAAGAAGCTCAAAGGAGATTCTTGAAAATTTCTTTTTTTTGTCTACATTATTTAAAATAATGTGTTACGAGGAAGATATGGACAAAAATGTAATCTACATATACGATACTACAATGAGGGATGGTAGGCAAGGAGAAAGTGTTGATTTTTCGGTTGCGGATATGCTTTTACTAACCAAGGTTTTGGACGATTTCGGAGTTGACTATATAGAAGGAGGGTGGCCAGCCTCAAACCCAAAGGATAGAACCTTTTTTGAAGAAGTTAGGAAACTTCCGCTAAAGCATGCAAAAATATGCGCATTTGGTAGCACAAGGCATGCAAAGAATTCTGTGAAGGATGATGTTAATATTAGGGAACTGCTGAACTCTGGAACTCCCGTTGTTACAATATTTGGTAAATCGTGGGATTTGCATGTGGAGAAGGTTTTTGGTATATCTCTTGAACACAACCTTGAGATGATCTATGACAGCGTTGCCTATCTAAAGGACAATGGCAAAGAAGTCATATATGACGCGGAGCATTTTTTTGACGGGTTTAAGGATAACCCAGACTACGCTCTTAAGACTCTTGAGGTTGTAGAGAGAGCAGGGGCAGATAACATAACACTAGCAGACACCAATGGTGGAACTCTTCCTTCCGAGGTAAAGGAGATAATGAAAGCAGTGAGGGAAGTCATAAAGTCACCATTAGGAATTCATGCTCACAATGATAGTGAACTAGCAGTTGCAAACTCACTTGAAGCCGTAAACAGTGGGGCTATACTAGTTCAAGGAACAATGAATGGGTTCGGAGAAAGATGTGGTAATGCCAATCTAATTTCCCTAATACCTTCTTTGATCTTGAAGATGAACAAAAAACTTAACGGAATTGACAAGGAAAAACTCAAAAAGCTTCGAGATCTCTCTGTTTTCGTCTACGATCTTGCAAACTTACCACCTAACGAAAGACAACCTTTCGTTGGGTCAAGTGCCTTTGCTCACAAAGGAGGAGTCCACGTAAATGCTGTTCAGAAAGATCCAAGAACTTACGAACACATACCACCAGAAACAGTTGGAAATGTAAGGAGGATACTAATATCTGAACAAGCAGGCAAAAGTAATATTATTGACAAGATTAAAAACATTGACGACTTAAAACACATATCAAACGACGAGAAACTACTTAAACTGGTTCTGGAAAAGATGAAGGATCTAGAAAATCAGGGCTACAACTTTGAAACAGCCGAGGCCTCATTTGAGCTACTTGTAAGAGAGATCATTGGACAGAAAGTAGGATTCTTTGAGTGCACTAGCTTCACCGTTAATGTTGTAAAATCTGGCGATGAGTTTGTCAATGATGCTCTTGTCAAAGTTAAAGTAGGCAACAACTTAGAAATAACCGCCGACGAAGGAGATGGTCCTGTAAATGCACTTGACAAAGCCTTAAGAAAGGCTTTAGGTAAGTTCTTCCCAAATTTAGACAAACTTAAGCTGATTGACTACAAAGTGAGGATAATAAACCCTAAGGAAGGGTCCGCTGCTAGAATAAGAGTTCTAACAGAATTCAAATATGACACTGTTACATTCACAACCATAGGTGTCTCGGAAAACATAATAAATGCAAGCTTCCAAGCCATTACTGACGCTTTCAGATACTTCTTCCTAAAATACCTTCCCAAGGACCCTACACATAGCACATAGCTATAAATATCTAGAGGATCCAAATCCTCAGAGTCTCTACGAAACACATTGACACAACGTAGAGATTTTATTAAACTTTAGAATATTAGAAATAGTATGATAGATTTAAGGACATAAAAGTTCCATATTCTGGAATAATAGGCCTAGTAGGAGGATTCGTAATAGGCGTAATTGTTGGAATAATAAGCGGGGGAGCAGTAATTGAAGTGTTTCTAAGGTCTCTATTGAGTGGAATTATTCTGGGAGCAGTGCTGTTCGGAGTTGAACAGGTATTAAAAAGGTTTGTTCCTGAGCTTCTTGAAGAAGAACCTCCCAAACCTAGGAGAAGTATAGACATAAAAGAGAATGAGGATATCTCAATGAGTGATATTTATTCTGATACTTACCCTCATACTTCTTCGGAAGAAGGAGTAGCCGAAAACCCATCTTCATACGATCTAGAAACCGGTTCTACAACCTATAGCTCGGAGATAGGAGATTTTAAAGAAGTTGAGCCTACGACAAACATTTCGGAAGAGAATACATTTGGTAGTGTAAACATCGGTTTTGAGGAAGAGAACAACATCATAGACTTCGGAACTTCCAGTCCTCCAGAAACAGAAGATACCGAACTTCCAAGTATAGATGATTTCAGCAAAAGAGAATCCACCACCGCTACACCATTCAAACCTACAACCTTTTCAACCGCAGAAATCGGCATCACAAGACAATCCAAAGGAGGAACTACCGAAGATTTTATAATACCACCGAAGGGTAAACCAATTCCTAAAGACTATAAGAAACTAGCAGAAGCAATAAGAACCAAGCTCAAAGAGGACTAAAGGAATAACAATATTATTAGAACCAAAGCTACTCCAACTCCCAAAATTAATAGGTTTACAACCCAGAAGATAAAAGAACTACCTTTAACTTTTTCCGTTGAAACCTTGTTTCCAAGCTCTCTCTCTTCAGAAGAAAAAGTACTATCGTAACTTTCACTCTCAATCTTCGGCTGAACAGCCGTAGTATGAGAATATACCATCTTCTGTTTTGGAATATCCTTTCCTTTAGTCACCTTAAGTTTAACATCATTTTTAACTACAAAATTCCCCGAGAAACCAGGACCAATTTCAACAGTAACCAGACTTCTATCATTATCTAACCTATTGATAAGAGTAATTCTCCCAGAAGTTATTCCATCACCCCTCGCAAACCACCTAGACACTTCGTCAGTATCAAGAACCTTTATAAATATTTCATCCCCAACATTCAGAGAGTTAATGGAAACTCCATCAATCGGTGACAGAACTGGCTGAATCGCTATATCATACAATGAAAACTCTGATAACATCTCCCCACCCTCAGCAAGTTTTACGGCACTTGGTATCTCAACACCTATATCTCTAGCAAACTTGTAAAACTGGAACACATCCATTCTCTCAATAGCAAACCTAACTATAGTATTTTCATCTCCGAAAATCACAGGAATATATGTGTACAAAAATCTCTTTACATCTAGATAAGTCCTATCTTCAGACATAACTTTAACAAGCGTTTGAACAAATTTGGCATCAGAAGTTAAAACGATCTCAGCTTTAGCAGAGAGATCTGGATCTATCTGTAATGACTTATATTCCGATGAAAGTTTTTCTAAGATCTCACGCCATTGGGATTCTACACTTATCTTCGTTATTTCAGTGGAGTGAGAAACAAAAGATTTAACCAGTTCAACCTTTTTTGATCTCAAGTTCACAAAAACTATCGCAAAGCCAGAGTATAAGGAGAAAGAAAACTTCAATTTCAGTACCACTACATCTTTCTTCAAAGAATTCAGCACAGAGTATATCTTCTCATAATCCCCCCCAAAGTAAGAAACCAAAAAATTTGCAACTCTTTCAGGAATACCTCTAGCTACCAACTCCTTAACATCCATAAGTAAATTTTAGACAATACAACAAAAACTTTCAATAATACAACCCCTGAAGTTTGGTCAAGAGTTTGGTATTTTTTTGTGAAAAAGTATTCTGAATACCTCGTGTTCATAACTCACCCAAGCAATCCTCAAACCTTCCCCTCCCAACCCTAGCATACCTGCCTTACCTAAAGGTAGAAGAACATAGAGGACAACTTTCGCTATCTTCTTCCTGAGTTTGGGTGGAAGGTCAAGTAGAAGGTTTTTGATAAAGTGATTTATAGTTCTTTTGTAGTTCATGTGTTTCTCCTTTTGCCTTTATTTTACAAAGCAAGAGGAGGTCCTTTCACTCTAATTTTTACCAAACTCTGCTGCAAATTTCAGATCTCACATATTTGAAGCTTACTGCACTAAAATTCATAATATTCTAAGTGCACTCATGCTCAAGTGTCCTTCCTGCAGTAACGAGATTGACAAAAATAGCTTTGTTAGAAAACACCTCTCAAAAAGGCTAGGTGTGGAGTATAAATTATACCATTGCTCAAAATGTGATCTCCAATTTTGGGCACCACTTGAGTTTATCAGCAAAGTTTACACAGAAGACATCTTAAACATAGGATACGAGATTTCCCACAAAGTTTCACACTTAAAAATAAACGACTACCATAGATTCTTTATTACTAAATTCTCCAGCTACATAAGGCAAACCTTCCCCAACTGTAAAATTCTAGACGTAGGATGTGGCAATGGAGCTTTCTTATACCATCTTACCAAAACAGGTTTTGAAGCCTATGGAACTGACATAGACACAAACAGCATCAACATAGCAAAAAATTTCTTCGGTCTTAAAGACGTATTTAATCTATCACTTGAAGATTTCGCAGATTATTCTAAGAAAAATAACCTAAAATTTGACGTTGTAACCATTTTTGAAGTACTTGAACACCAAGTAACCCCTTCCGAATTCATAAAACAGATAAAAGAAATACTATCAGAGGATGGAATAATTGCTGGTTCAGTCCCAAACAGGAATAGATTTCTAGCCAATATAACCAGACTCGGTGAAGGAGACTTCCCTCCACACCATTTTCTATGGTTTTCTCCTAAATCCTTGGAAAATCTCTTTAAGGAAAACAGTTTTGAACCTATCATCATAAAGCACCTAAAGGGGGATGTTTCACTACTGCTATCAAATCTATCTTTCCTAATCAAAAGTCTGTTTTATCAACTCAAGACAAATAACCCAAACATCGGTTTCTTTGAAAAATTGAAACACACCTTGTGGTTCTCCTTTAGACATCTCATGCTTTCTCTATATATTTTCGTATTTGGGTTTGATGTATTCTTTGCATTTAAAAGAAAGAACGATTAAAAACCCTAACACTTTACAAATAGATACAGCACAAAGCACCTCTTAGATCTCATAAAACGCACAAAGTAAAATGAACCTACAGACTCTTTCTAACATCAAACATCTTCTTCTCCCAGTTCCAAGAAGTTTCTATTATAGTCTCTATACTGGAGTATTTGGGTATCCATCCGAGAATCCTTCTAGCTTTTTCAGAACTTCCTATAAGCACAGGAGGATCCCCCTCTCTTCTGCTCCAACTTACTGTTTTGACTTTTTTCTTTGTTATCTCTTCTACTTTATTTACAACTTCTCTGACTGAAAACCCTCTTTCATTACCAAGGTTAAACACTTCACTTTTACCAGTGTCAACAAGATACTCTAATCCTAGAATATGCGCTTCTGCCAGATCGTCCACATGGATAAAATCTCTTACACATGTCCCGTCGGGAGTAGGATAATCCTCACCAAAAATTTTCAGATGATCATTTACTCCCAACGCAGTTTTTAGAGCAAGTGGTATAAGGTGAGTTTCCGGCTCATGCCATTCACCTATTTCGCACTCAGGATCTGCACCAGCAGCATTGAAATACCTAAAAATAACATACTTAAGCCCGTATGCTCTCCCATAATCCTTCAAAATCTGTTCAACCATCAACTTACTCCACCCATAAGGGTTTATAGGATTTTGTGGGTGATCCTCAGGTATAGGAATCTGGTTTGGTATTCCATAAGTTGCGCAAGTTGACGAGAATATAAAATTATTCACACCATTCTCTAGCATAACTTGGAGCAAATTAAGAGTATATGAAACATTGTTAAAGTAATACTTTGATGGATTTTCCACAGACTCACCAACGTAAGCGTAGGCACTAAAATGCATAACTGCATCAAACTTATACTTCCTAAAGCATAACCTAATCTGCTCAATATTACTCAAGTCACCCAACACAAACTCTCCCCACTTTAAAAATTCCCTGTGACCGTAGACAAGATTATCAAAAACAACAGTCTTATATCCTTTCTTACTTAGCAACTTATTAACATGCGATCCGATATATCCCGCTCCTCCAACAACTAAGACAACCATATAAAACCCGACTTGATAAGATGTTAATTATGAAACTATAAGTAACCAGTTTACTATCTGATCATTTACACACCCAATAAACCACAATTTTGGTTGACAACTAGGCGAGATTTTAGACTTTTTGCTTACTTACTCCCCTTGGTTTTAATAATATTCGTCAACTGCAGAAACCCACTTCATGCCGAACTTTTTATGTACTTATCAAGAAGGGTACCTATCCAGCCCAATAAGGACTGTAAGAAGAGTAAGAAAACTCTCAATTGTAGTTTTCAGAGACTTTACTACTTACCCAACAACTTCCTGAAGTAAGCTATAGTTTCCCTTAATCCTTCTTCTAAAGGTACTTTCGGTTCCCAGTTAAGCTTAGTCTTTGCTAGCGTGATATCAGGCCTTCTCATCTTTGGATCATCCTCTGGAAGAGCCTTGAAAATTATTTTTGATTTTGATCCTGTCATCCTCAAAACCATCTCCGCAAGCTCTATAATCCTAAACTCCCCAGGATTGCCCAAATTCACAGGCCCTCTAAAATCATCTCCAGACTTCATCATCAAAACTATACCGTCAACAAGATCAGATATATAGCAAAAACTTCTAGTTTGGTTTCCATCACCATACACGGTTATATCCTCTCCTTTCAGTGCTTGAACTATAAAATTGCTAACAACCCTTCCATCATCTTCCCTCATTCTAGGTCCATAAGTATTGAAAATCCTTATCACCTTTATCCTAACACCATACTTTCTCCAATAGTCAAAGCAGAGTGTTTCACTAACTCTCTTACCTTCATCGTAGCAAGCTCTAGGCCCAATCGGGTTTACATTCCCTCTATAACTCTCACTTTGAGGATGTTCAAGTGGATCACCATAAACCTCGGAAGTTGATGCTTGCATTATCTTAGCATCATATATTCTAGCAAGCTCTAACATGTTAAGCGTTCCTATAACATTCGTCTTAATTGTGAATATTGGATCACTTTGATAATGTGGTGGTGACGCAGGCGAGGCAAAATTGTATACCTCATCTACCTCTAGAGTCAAAGGATTCACAATATCATGAGTTAACACTTTAAACCTAGGATTAGTTAGAAGATGAGATATATTATCCTTTCTTCCCGTGAAAAAGTTGTCAACACACACAACTTCATTGCCTTCCTCCAGTAATCTCTCACATAAATGGCTACCAATAAATCCTGCTCCCCCGGTTACCAAAACCCTTTTCTGCATCTGGCCTCCTTATTTCTTACCAAAATGTGTAAGAGGTGGCTTACCTATTGGATACACATTAAATCCAATAGAGTATAACAACTTATGATCTAGAATATTCCTACCATCAAATATATAAGCAGGTTTTCTCATCAGCGAGAAAATTCTACTATAGTCCAAATTTCTGAAAACCTCCCACTCAGTTATAACTGCTATAGCATCTGCTTCCTTTACCGCATCGTAAGGATCATCAACATAATCTACGGTTCCCTTAACACCTTGCAGATCCTTCTTAGCGTTCTCAAGAGCTTTCGGGTCACAGATACTAAGAATAGCTTTTTCTTCCAATAGTTTCTTGGCAATAGTTATTGCTGCACTTTCTCTCGTATCATTCGTATTAGCCTTAAATGCAAAACCAAAAAGCGCTATTTTCTTGCCAGCTAATGTAAAAGACATTTCCCTTATCATGTTCAACACGAATCTAGTTTTCTGATGTTCATTTATCTCAACTACCTTAAGCCAATAATCAGCAACTTCATCAAGACCATAAGTTTTACAGATGTAGACAAGATTAAGAATATCTTTCTTGAAACAAGATCCCCCAAAACCTACACTAGCCTTTAAGAACTTGTTACCAATTCTAGTATCAAGACCAACATTTCTTGAAACCTCTTCAATATCTGCTCCTACTTTCTCACACAACTCCGAAAGAGAGTTTATGGAAGATACTCTTTGCGCCAAAAATGCGTTAGAAGCTAGTTTTGAAAGTTCAGCACTCCAGATATCAGAAGTGATAATTTTCTCCCTAGGAACCCATCTTGCATAAAGCTCAACAAGTCTCTCTCTAGCCTTCATCCCCTCGGGTGTTTCCTTAGAACCTATCAAAACTCTGTCAGGATAAAGCAGATCGTTTACAGCACTACCTTCTGCCAAAAACTCAGGATTTGATAAAACCTCAAAGTGATACTTTTTTGAAGAAGTCAGAACTTTCTCAATCGCTTCTGCTGCTTTTACCGGAACTGTGCTCTTTTCAACAACTATCTTATCCCCATTAGCATACTCAAGTATTTGTCTTGCTGATCTCTCAAGATTACTTAGATCAGGAGCCATCCCCTTCCCTTCTCCGTACTCTTTCGTCGGAGTATTAACACTCACGAATACCATACTTGCTTCTCTTATCGCAGACGGTATATCCACCGAAAAAAATAAATTCCTCCCTCTTACCTCCTTAACAATATCATCTAAACCTGGCTCATAAACAGGCAAATTGTCCGAATTCCATCTCTCTATTTTCTCACCATCTATGTCCACAACTATAACCTTTACATCAGGACATTTATAGGCAATCACAGCCATAGTTGTTCCACCAACATACCCTGCACCTATACATGCAATCACATCACTAGCCATATATGGAAAGTCCCCAAAAAGCTATGATATCTTAAAGAAACAAAAGAGTTTGTTTCAAAAACAACTCTCTTTCCAATAAAGTCTAAAACTTGCTAATACTGCTTACTCAACAATTTCTCCCTTTCACTGAAAAGAAAGAAATGTTGAAATCACTT is part of the Brevinematia bacterium genome and encodes:
- the cimA gene encoding citramalate synthase; this translates as MDKNVIYIYDTTMRDGRQGESVDFSVADMLLLTKVLDDFGVDYIEGGWPASNPKDRTFFEEVRKLPLKHAKICAFGSTRHAKNSVKDDVNIRELLNSGTPVVTIFGKSWDLHVEKVFGISLEHNLEMIYDSVAYLKDNGKEVIYDAEHFFDGFKDNPDYALKTLEVVERAGADNITLADTNGGTLPSEVKEIMKAVREVIKSPLGIHAHNDSELAVANSLEAVNSGAILVQGTMNGFGERCGNANLISLIPSLILKMNKKLNGIDKEKLKKLRDLSVFVYDLANLPPNERQPFVGSSAFAHKGGVHVNAVQKDPRTYEHIPPETVGNVRRILISEQAGKSNIIDKIKNIDDLKHISNDEKLLKLVLEKMKDLENQGYNFETAEASFELLVREIIGQKVGFFECTSFTVNVVKSGDEFVNDALVKVKVGNNLEITADEGDGPVNALDKALRKALGKFFPNLDKLKLIDYKVRIINPKEGSAARIRVLTEFKYDTVTFTTIGVSENIINASFQAITDAFRYFFLKYLPKDPTHST
- a CDS encoding class I SAM-dependent methyltransferase; amino-acid sequence: MLKCPSCSNEIDKNSFVRKHLSKRLGVEYKLYHCSKCDLQFWAPLEFISKVYTEDILNIGYEISHKVSHLKINDYHRFFITKFSSYIRQTFPNCKILDVGCGNGAFLYHLTKTGFEAYGTDIDTNSINIAKNFFGLKDVFNLSLEDFADYSKKNNLKFDVVTIFEVLEHQVTPSEFIKQIKEILSEDGIIAGSVPNRNRFLANITRLGEGDFPPHHFLWFSPKSLENLFKENSFEPIIIKHLKGDVSLLLSNLSFLIKSLFYQLKTNNPNIGFFEKLKHTLWFSFRHLMLSLYIFVFGFDVFFAFKRKND
- a CDS encoding nucleotide sugar dehydrogenase, with protein sequence MASDVIACIGAGYVGGTTMAVIAYKCPDVKVIVVDIDGEKIERWNSDNLPVYEPGLDDIVKEVRGRNLFFSVDIPSAIREASMVFVSVNTPTKEYGEGKGMAPDLSNLERSARQILEYANGDKIVVEKSTVPVKAAEAIEKVLTSSKKYHFEVLSNPEFLAEGSAVNDLLYPDRVLIGSKETPEGMKARERLVELYARWVPREKIITSDIWSAELSKLASNAFLAQRVSSINSLSELCEKVGADIEEVSRNVGLDTRIGNKFLKASVGFGGSCFKKDILNLVYICKTYGLDEVADYWLKVVEINEHQKTRFVLNMIREMSFTLAGKKIALFGFAFKANTNDTRESAAITIAKKLLEEKAILSICDPKALENAKKDLQGVKGTVDYVDDPYDAVKEADAIAVITEWEVFRNLDYSRIFSLMRKPAYIFDGRNILDHKLLYSIGFNVYPIGKPPLTHFGKK
- the galE gene encoding UDP-glucose 4-epimerase GalE — protein: MVVLVVGGAGYIGSHVNKLLSKKGYKTVVFDNLVYGHREFLKWGEFVLGDLSNIEQIRLCFRKYKFDAVMHFSAYAYVGESVENPSKYYFNNVSYTLNLLQVMLENGVNNFIFSSTCATYGIPNQIPIPEDHPQNPINPYGWSKLMVEQILKDYGRAYGLKYVIFRYFNAAGADPECEIGEWHEPETHLIPLALKTALGVNDHLKIFGEDYPTPDGTCVRDFIHVDDLAEAHILGLEYLVDTGKSEVFNLGNERGFSVREVVNKVEEITKKKVKTVSWSRREGDPPVLIGSSEKARRILGWIPKYSSIETIIETSWNWEKKMFDVRKSL
- a CDS encoding UDP-glucuronic acid decarboxylase family protein, with the protein product MQKRVLVTGGAGFIGSHLCERLLEEGNEVVCVDNFFTGRKDNISHLLTNPRFKVLTHDIVNPLTLEVDEVYNFASPASPPHYQSDPIFTIKTNVIGTLNMLELARIYDAKIMQASTSEVYGDPLEHPQSESYRGNVNPIGPRACYDEGKRVSETLCFDYWRKYGVRIKVIRIFNTYGPRMREDDGRVVSNFIVQALKGEDITVYGDGNQTRSFCYISDLVDGIVLMMKSGDDFRGPVNLGNPGEFRIIELAEMVLRMTGSKSKIIFKALPEDDPKMRRPDITLAKTKLNWEPKVPLEEGLRETIAYFRKLLGK